The Terriglobia bacterium genome contains the following window.
TTTGCGCTCCACCCACACTCGCGGTCAAGGCTGCGCTTCGTGAGCGTGAGCAGCGGGAGAGTTGCCGCATGTTCGGCTTGCCCGACGACCGTATCGTCTTCCTGCGCCTGGTGGAGGATGAAGCGGGAGATCCGCGCGCGGAGGAAGATAATTATTCGATTGCATGCGCCCATCTGCTCCGGATCCGGCCGGATCTTGTGCTGTTGCCGCACGGGAATGATCCGAATCCGGGGCACCGCCTGGGATTCGATGTGCTGCTGCGCTTTGCCGCGCGCAGCGGGTTGCCTCCTGCGGCCCTTCTGAACCGCGACCCCAAGACACGGCATATGAGCCCGGATATATACACATTTTTTGAGGAAGAGGATGCGCGCTGGAAGGCGGAACTGCTCCGTTGCCATCGCTCCCAGCAACAACGAAACCTCAACAGTCGAGGTTGCGGATTCGACGAACGGATCCTTCAGGTCAACCGCCGGGCCGCAGGAGAGGTCACCGGGAGAGCTCCCTATGCCGAAGTCTTCGAACTCTGGCCCGGATCCCATTGAATGCCGCCGGCCTCACGGCATCGGAACCAGGTACAGTCGCAGCATTCGTTTTCCCGTAGTATGATGCCTTCCTCATGGCAAACATGCTGATGATGTCTTACAGGCTCCGTTGGCGCTGTGCCAGCAGGCCGAACGTGTGACGGGCGATAATTAAATCTTCGTTCGTCGGGATGATGCGCACGGTGCAGCCGCTTCCCGGACTCGAAACCGGATCGGCGTTGGTCGCGTTTCTCCCTTCATCGAGCGTGATGCCGAGGAAGCCCAGGCCGTGGCAGACGGCCGAGCGAACAGGCGCGGCCTTCTCGCCGATGCCGCCGGTAAACACGAGAGTATCGAGGCCGCCGAGCGTTGCCGCCATCGCGCCGATGTGCTTGCGCACGTGATAGCAAAACAGATCGATGGCCAGCGCGGCGTTGGAATCATGCTCTCGCCGGGACAATAGGGTGCGCATGTCGGGGCTGATCCCTGAAACTCCGAGGAGTCCTGCCTGTTTGTCCACCAGATCCTCTATCTGCCCTCTGGTATATCCCTTTTCATTCATCAGATAGAGAAGCACGCCGGGATCCAGATCCCCGCTGCGGGTCCCCATCATGAAGCCGCCGGTGGGCGTGAGCCCCATGGTTGTGTCTATGGGACGGCCGTCCCGGATCGCAGCCATGCTGGCGCCGTTTCCCAGGTGCGCGATGAGAACACGTCCGACTGCAGCGACGCCCAGGGCGCTCAATACGTATTCATAGGAGAGGCCATGGAATCCGTAGCGCCGCAGTCCTTCCTCCCAGAACCGCTTGGGCAAAGGGAAGAGCTGAGCCAGCTCAGGCATGCGTCGATGGAAGGCGGTATCGAAACAGGCAACCTGCGGGAGTTCCGGGTAGTAGCCGGCCACGGCCTCGATTCCTTCGATTTGAGAAGGAAGGTGAAGGGGCGCAAAGCCGACGAGATTTTTGAGTTCCGCAACGAGTTCCTTGTCCACCCGCGCAGGCTCGAAACGGGTCAATCCGCCGTGGACGACACGGTGGCCGACGGCGGTCGGCCTGGCAAGGCGGAGGTCTTCGACTTGATGAAATGCCGCATCCACGGCGGCGCGATGATCCTGGAAATCCCGTTTCGACTCGAAGGCATCGGCCCTCATGCCGGTGCGAACCGACATGCGCCCGCCATCAAGACCGATACGTTCCATCGAACCCTGCGCCAGCAGGGTTTCGTCCTCACGCCCCATCCGATATAGGGCATACTTGAGCGAGGAGGAGCCGCTGTTCAGACAAAGGATGTAATGGATGCTGTTCATCATGTCGGGGCCCGCATTCTTCTCAGGCGCTCGGGTTCTTCCACATCCAATTTCGTATCTCCGGCATGTCCTGACCGTAACAGGCAATGTATTGCCTGTGCTCCACCAGCTTGTCGCGCACGAACTGCCTGATATATGCGGTGATCGGCCCCAGCTTCGGGACTCGCTCGGCCACGTCGGCAACCAGGTGGAACCGGTCGAGATCGTTGCGCACCGTCATGTCGAACGGAGTCGTGGTGGTTCCCTCCTCTTTGTATCCGCGCACATGGAGATTCTTGTGATTGGTGCGTCGGTAGGCCAGCCGGTGTATCAGCATAGGATATCCGTGATAGGCGAAGATTATCGGCCTGTCCACGGTGAAGAGGGCGTCGAATTCCTTGTCGGAGAGTCCGTGGGGATGTTCCTCCTTGGGCTGGAGCGTCATCAGATCCACAACATTGATGACTCGCACCTTCAGGTCCGGCATCTTTTCACGCATGATTTCGACTGCAGCAAGTGTCTCGACCGTCGGAACATCGCCGCAACATGCCATGACCACGTCGGGTTCCGATCCCATGTCGTTGCTCGCCCACTCCCAGATGCCGATGCCGGAGGTGCAGTGCTTGACGGCCGCATCCATGCTGAGCCACTGGGGCTGCAGCTGCTTGCCCGCAACAATCACGTTGACATAATTACGGCTGCGGAGGCAATGGTCGGTGACCGAAAGCAGCGTATTGGCATCGGGCGGAAAATACACGCGCACCACATCGGCTTTCTTGTTCACGACGTGATCGATGAAACCCGGATCCTGATGGCTGAATCCGTTGTGGTCCTGGCGCCAGACATGCGACGTGAGGAGGATATTCAGCGAAGCGATCGGGCGCCGCCAAGGGATTTCGTGTCTGGTAATCTTGAGCCACTTGGCATGCTGGTTGAACATCGAATCGACGATGTGGATGAATGCTTCGTAACAGGAAAAGAACCCGTGCCGGCCCGTCAGCAGGTATCCCTCGAGCCATCCCTGACAGGTGTGCTCGCTCAGGATCTCCATGACTCTTCCCTGTGGAGAGAGATGGTCGTCATCCGGCAGGATATCCGCCATCCAGGTCTTGTCCGTGGCTTCGAGTACGTCGCCGAGGCGATTGGACGCGGTCTCATCCGGGCCCATGATCCGGAAGTTGCGGCTCTCCATATTCTGCTTCATCACATCTTTGAGAAAGTGCCCCATTACCCTGGTCGCCTCCGCCGTGACGGCGCCCGGCCCGGGAACATCGACCGCGTAATCGCGGAAGTCCGGCAGGCGCAAATCCTTCAGCAGCAGCCCCCCATTTGCGTGGGGATTGGCGCCCATGCGGCGATCCCCCTCGGGTGCCAGCGCCGCCAGCTCGGGTCTGATGGCGCCGCGATCGTCGAACAGCTCCTCGGGCCGGTAGCCCTTCATCCACTCTTCCAGCAGTCTGATGTGCTCCGGCTGCTCAGCCGCGGCGGAGAACGGAACCTGGTGGGATCTCCATGAACCCTCTGTTTTCAGGCCGTCGACCTGCTTTGGCCCGGTCCAGCCCTTGGGAGTTTGCAGGATGATCATGGGCCATTTCGGGCGCCGGGCGACGCCGCTCCCGCGCGCCTCGCCCTGGATAGCTCTGATTTCCGCGACTATCACATCCAGTGTCGATGCCATCAGTTCATGCATGGCCTCCGGTTCGGATCCCTCGACGAAGTAAGGCTTGTAGCCGTAACCGATAAACAGGCTTTCTAATTCCCCGCGGCTGATGCGAGCCGGGATCGTCGGATTCGCGATTTTGTATCCGTTCAGGTGGAGGATGGGGAGCACTGCCCCATCGGTGATCGGATTGAGAAATTTATTCGAGTGCCAGGAGGTGGCCATCGGGCCGGTTTCCGATTCGCCGTCCCCCACGACGCAGGCGACAATGAGGTCAGGATTGTCGAATGCCGCGCCGTACGCATGCGATAGTGAATAGCCAAGCTCGCCGCCTTCATGGATCGAACCCGGCGTTTCAGGCGCCGCGTGGCTCGGGATCCCGCCAGGAAAGGAAAACTGTCTGAAGAGTCTCCTCAATCCTTCGCCATCCTTGGAGATGTTCGGATAAAACTCGGTATAGCTGCCCTCGAGATAGGTGTTGGCTACCACGGCAGGGCCTCCGTGGCCGGGGCCGGCGATGAAGATCATGTTGAGGCCAAGCTCTTTGATTATCCGATTGAGGTGCACGTAGACGAAATTCAGCCCCGGCGTGGTGCCCCAGTGTCCCAGCAGCCTCCGTTTGATATGTTCAGGTGCAAGAGGTTTCTTCAACAACGGGTTGTCGTAGAGATAGATCTGGCCTACCGAAAGATAGTTTGCCGCCCTCCAGTAAGCATCCATCGCCTGGAGTTGCTTCTTTGAAAGAGCGAAGTTCATGGCGCCCCCCATATCTGCTGTTATTGAATATATCGTTGCCGGCACACTCGATCCAGCCGAAATGAACAGTCCGAATAAGCTGCCGATTGCGCGGTAATGTGGAAACCAGAGCGGTCGGCTGCAATCCATGCTCCGAAAATAGACTCTGCCGAGCGCGGTCGGGCCGCCCGCGCCCACGACGTGGGTCGCGTCTGGCAGCCGCGACCCGCCTCAGCTCTCCCACCATCGCCCCGATTTTCATGCGTCGCAGGGTGAGCCCCTGGCACATGGGGGACTGCTCCAAATGCGCCGGCGTGCCTACATGGAGAAAGAATTCCGCATGCCCGCATCAGCGTTCCGTCGTATGATCTCCCCAACAGGAAAGTTCATTTGCCTGTCATTTATTCGGCGCATGGCTTCAGACCCATGATTCATCGTGGGCAGCGGAGAACTTCTATGCGAAGACATGTCGGCTTCATCATCCTGCTGGCTTTTGCCGCACTAGCCACATTGCCTGCCGCGGCTCGTCGCGAGCCAGACATCCAAACGCAGCGGCTCGCCAAACTCGGCAAAGTCTGGTTGACCACGAAGTTTGCGCACCCGCGCGTCGCGCTCACGGATCGAGACTGGGATGGCGCGCTCGTCAGCGCGTTGCCGGGCGTGAAAGCGGCCACCGATGACAAGTCCTTTGCCGAGGCCATTGGCGCCATGCTCGTCACGCTCGACGATCCGGTGACGCGCGTCGTCAACCCGGGCGAGCCAGGCGCGGGAGGAAGCCAGGCATCCCCAGCCGGGAGTGGCATCAAGATCGCGGCCTCCCCGGATGGCGCTCTTATCCTGGACATGCGCGCGCCGGGAACACCGGTGGATTTCGCTGCAATCCAAAAGACCATCACGGCCAACCTGGACGCGATCACCAAGGCCGAGCGCATGATTGTCGATCTTCGCGGCACACGGGCGACCGGGACTCAGCTGGTATCCATGCTTCAAGCGTTTCTGATCTCCCATCCCATAACGCTTCCGGCAACACGGCATGTTCTGCACTCCGGTTACCGGGCGCAGGTAGGTGGGGCTGCTTTCTATAACTCGCAATACACGATCGACGCAGCGACGACGGTGCTACCGCGGCCCGGTCTAGGCCCGCGGCGGGTGGCGTTCGTGCTCGACCGCACCGTGACCGTGCCTGTACTCGCGATGGCGCTTCAGGCCGAAGGATCAGGGGCCATCGTCGTGGTTGGCCAGGCGCCCTTGATGCCGGTGAGCGTTCTCTCGATAGCGCTCGGCGGCGGCTCGTATGCAGTGATCCGTGCCAGTGATTTGGTATGCAACGGTCGTCGAATCGATGCACGGCCCGATGCGACGCTGGAAGCGAACGAGCCCGATGACCGCGTCTACATACAGGCATCCGGACTGATTGCTACTGCGCGGCCCCCGTCTCCGGGTGTCGAGGATCTGTCGCCGCTCTGGAAACCAGAAGCGGGTTATGCCGACGAATCCTGCCCATCGGAAGCCCATCGGCTGCTCGCGGTGTTCCGGCTGTGGGGTGTCTTCGACTATTTCTTCCCTTACAAACACCTGCTCGACAAGCCGTGGGACGATGTGCTCGAGGAGTTCATTCCGCGTGTGCTCGCGGTGCAAAACGAACTTGAGTACGCTCAGACGATGGCCCAGATGGCCGCGCGCGGACAGGACAGCCATATCGGCATCACGGGGAGCAGAGCGCTGTCGAAGTGGCTCGGCGAAATGCCGCCGCCCGTGTTTATACGTTTTATCGAAGGCAAGCCCATCGTGACGCGGATTCTCGATGACAAGGCCGCGGCTGGGTTAAGGGTTGGCGACGAAATCGTCACGGTGGACGGCGAACAGGCGGGAGCCAGAGGCCTGCGGCTGGAACAGTATCTTGCGTTCTCAACCCCTGCGGGGCGCGACCGGACCGTCGAGTCGCGCATGCT
Protein-coding sequences here:
- a CDS encoding PIG-L family deacetylase is translated as MRVLELAPHPDDFDAIAVTLRFFRDRGDEIHLVVLSPSASGVEDSFCAPPTLAVKAALREREQRESCRMFGLPDDRIVFLRLVEDEAGDPRAEEDNYSIACAHLLRIRPDLVLLPHGNDPNPGHRLGFDVLLRFAARSGLPPAALLNRDPKTRHMSPDIYTFFEEEDARWKAELLRCHRSQQQRNLNSRGCGFDERILQVNRRAAGEVTGRAPYAEVFELWPGSH
- a CDS encoding acetate/propionate family kinase, translating into MNSIHYILCLNSGSSSLKYALYRMGREDETLLAQGSMERIGLDGGRMSVRTGMRADAFESKRDFQDHRAAVDAAFHQVEDLRLARPTAVGHRVVHGGLTRFEPARVDKELVAELKNLVGFAPLHLPSQIEGIEAVAGYYPELPQVACFDTAFHRRMPELAQLFPLPKRFWEEGLRRYGFHGLSYEYVLSALGVAAVGRVLIAHLGNGASMAAIRDGRPIDTTMGLTPTGGFMMGTRSGDLDPGVLLYLMNEKGYTRGQIEDLVDKQAGLLGVSGISPDMRTLLSRREHDSNAALAIDLFCYHVRKHIGAMAATLGGLDTLVFTGGIGEKAAPVRSAVCHGLGFLGITLDEGRNATNADPVSSPGSGCTVRIIPTNEDLIIARHTFGLLAQRQRSL
- a CDS encoding phosphoketolase family protein; translation: MGGAMNFALSKKQLQAMDAYWRAANYLSVGQIYLYDNPLLKKPLAPEHIKRRLLGHWGTTPGLNFVYVHLNRIIKELGLNMIFIAGPGHGGPAVVANTYLEGSYTEFYPNISKDGEGLRRLFRQFSFPGGIPSHAAPETPGSIHEGGELGYSLSHAYGAAFDNPDLIVACVVGDGESETGPMATSWHSNKFLNPITDGAVLPILHLNGYKIANPTIPARISRGELESLFIGYGYKPYFVEGSEPEAMHELMASTLDVIVAEIRAIQGEARGSGVARRPKWPMIILQTPKGWTGPKQVDGLKTEGSWRSHQVPFSAAAEQPEHIRLLEEWMKGYRPEELFDDRGAIRPELAALAPEGDRRMGANPHANGGLLLKDLRLPDFRDYAVDVPGPGAVTAEATRVMGHFLKDVMKQNMESRNFRIMGPDETASNRLGDVLEATDKTWMADILPDDDHLSPQGRVMEILSEHTCQGWLEGYLLTGRHGFFSCYEAFIHIVDSMFNQHAKWLKITRHEIPWRRPIASLNILLTSHVWRQDHNGFSHQDPGFIDHVVNKKADVVRVYFPPDANTLLSVTDHCLRSRNYVNVIVAGKQLQPQWLSMDAAVKHCTSGIGIWEWASNDMGSEPDVVMACCGDVPTVETLAAVEIMREKMPDLKVRVINVVDLMTLQPKEEHPHGLSDKEFDALFTVDRPIIFAYHGYPMLIHRLAYRRTNHKNLHVRGYKEEGTTTTPFDMTVRNDLDRFHLVADVAERVPKLGPITAYIRQFVRDKLVEHRQYIACYGQDMPEIRNWMWKNPSA